From Segatella copri, the proteins below share one genomic window:
- a CDS encoding Crp/Fnr family transcriptional regulator, with translation MSTNRLYDSLLSLPLFLGMTCYDFQNVAGKTRFDFQKLEAGETIVEEGTSCTRLYYLISGDIKVITQADDYGYQVEEDISAPESFQLERLFGLTQRFTHTYVAKNNCSIMSVSKQEIMKLSDEYEIFRINLLNLVCTQSQKNNRRLFRVPAKTLSERLIRFFESHSVRPAGEKIFHIKMTRLAEEMNVKRIYVSKALNELQAEGLIQLERGRIYIPALENLIKR, from the coding sequence ATGTCAACCAATAGACTATACGACAGTTTATTATCACTCCCATTATTCCTGGGAATGACTTGCTATGACTTCCAAAATGTAGCTGGTAAAACCCGTTTTGACTTTCAAAAACTGGAAGCGGGTGAAACTATAGTTGAAGAAGGCACCAGTTGTACACGTCTATATTATTTAATCAGTGGAGATATTAAGGTGATAACCCAGGCAGATGACTACGGCTATCAGGTAGAAGAAGACATTTCGGCACCGGAATCATTCCAGCTGGAACGACTTTTCGGTCTTACCCAGCGTTTCACCCACACTTATGTGGCAAAGAACAACTGCAGCATCATGTCAGTCAGCAAGCAAGAGATCATGAAGTTATCCGATGAATATGAAATATTCCGCATCAATCTTCTGAACTTGGTCTGCACCCAATCCCAGAAGAACAACCGCAGACTGTTCAGAGTTCCTGCCAAGACACTGAGTGAGCGCCTGATCCGTTTCTTCGAGAGCCACAGCGTCCGCCCGGCAGGCGAGAAAATCTTTCATATCAAGATGACCCGTTTAGCAGAAGAGATGAATGTAAAGCGCATCTATGTATCCAAAGCCCTCAACGAACTACAGGCAGAAGGACTTATCCAGCTAGAACGAGGCAGAATCTATATCCCTGCACTGGAAAATCTCATCAAACGCTAA
- a CDS encoding FAD:protein FMN transferase, with amino-acid sequence MNKKKLIWQIPFLLILIVGTIVIIRQQHNTPYQKDTGFIFGTIYHITYQSDTNYQQEIETELKKVDQSLSPFNKTSVITQVNQGKDIEVDEMFTEVFRMAESISKETNGAFDITVAPMVNLWGFGFKQGVPPTKAKIDSIKTLVGYEKVALEKGRIIKQNPKIMLDCSAIAKGYGSDIVARFLKKKGISNFMVEIGGEIVVNGVSEKQVPWHIGINKPTDDSTNTSQEIQDVLDITDIAMATSGNYRNFYYKNGKKYAHTIDPKTGYPVQHNILSATVLAKNCATADAYATSFMVMGMEGAKQILKNHPDLCAYLIYADEKGQNKIWYSPSLKNKILNK; translated from the coding sequence ATGAATAAAAAGAAACTTATCTGGCAAATTCCATTTCTGTTGATACTTATCGTTGGTACCATCGTTATCATACGCCAGCAGCATAATACGCCCTATCAGAAAGATACCGGCTTTATCTTTGGCACCATCTATCACATTACCTATCAGAGTGATACCAACTACCAGCAAGAGATAGAAACAGAACTCAAGAAGGTAGACCAATCCTTGTCTCCTTTCAATAAGACCTCTGTCATCACACAGGTAAACCAAGGTAAAGATATCGAAGTAGACGAAATGTTTACCGAAGTATTCCGCATGGCAGAAAGCATCTCAAAAGAAACCAATGGAGCCTTTGATATCACGGTTGCCCCAATGGTAAACCTCTGGGGCTTTGGATTCAAGCAGGGGGTACCTCCTACGAAAGCCAAGATAGACAGTATCAAAACGCTGGTTGGTTATGAGAAAGTAGCCTTGGAAAAGGGACGCATCATCAAGCAAAATCCTAAGATCATGCTTGACTGTTCTGCTATCGCCAAAGGATATGGCAGCGACATTGTTGCCAGATTCCTGAAAAAGAAAGGTATCAGCAACTTTATGGTTGAGATTGGTGGAGAAATCGTAGTAAACGGTGTTAGCGAGAAACAAGTGCCTTGGCATATTGGTATCAACAAGCCAACTGACGATTCTACCAATACGAGTCAGGAAATTCAGGATGTACTTGATATTACCGACATAGCCATGGCTACGAGTGGTAACTACAGAAACTTCTATTATAAAAACGGCAAGAAGTATGCACATACCATAGACCCAAAAACAGGCTATCCTGTACAGCATAACATCTTATCTGCAACGGTTTTAGCCAAGAACTGTGCTACAGCCGATGCCTATGCTACCTCGTTTATGGTAATGGGAATGGAGGGCGCAAAACAGATTCTGAAAAATCATCCGGACCTCTGTGCATATCTCATCTATGCTGACGAGAAAGGACAAAACAAGATATGGTATTCACCGTCTCTCAAAAACAAGATATTAAATAAATAA
- a CDS encoding DUF6048 family protein encodes MLSLFAVLPCQAQSKKKIIEQQPDTIPFFRGMAVGVDLIGPVQLMVSDYGQYEASLRINLKDKYYPVFELGYGKADASDEATKITYKTSAPYFRLGVDWNLLKNKHDDYRLFGGFRYACTYYEYDLSAPPVTDPVWGGETPYGGNGISCNYHWLEGVIGIDAKIWGPVRMGWSFRYKRRLFKNDGELGNTWYVPGYGKQGGSRLGGTFNVTLEI; translated from the coding sequence ATGCTATCCCTATTTGCTGTTCTCCCCTGTCAGGCCCAAAGCAAGAAGAAGATCATAGAGCAGCAGCCTGATACCATACCTTTTTTTAGAGGTATGGCTGTGGGAGTTGACCTGATAGGTCCCGTACAGTTGATGGTTAGCGACTATGGGCAGTACGAAGCATCTCTCCGTATCAATCTGAAAGACAAGTATTATCCTGTTTTCGAATTGGGTTATGGAAAGGCAGATGCCAGCGATGAGGCAACCAAAATCACCTACAAGACCAGCGCTCCCTATTTCAGATTAGGTGTAGACTGGAATCTTCTGAAGAACAAACACGACGACTACCGTCTGTTTGGCGGTTTCCGTTATGCCTGCACCTATTATGAATATGACCTGAGCGCCCCACCCGTTACAGACCCGGTATGGGGCGGCGAAACGCCCTATGGAGGTAACGGCATTTCCTGCAACTATCATTGGCTGGAAGGCGTAATAGGTATTGATGCCAAAATCTGGGGTCCCGTCCGTATGGGTTGGAGTTTCAGATACAAACGCCGCCTCTTCAAGAACGATGGAGAATTAGGCAACACCTGGTATGTGCCAGGCTACGGTAAGCAGGGAGGTTCACGCCTTGGCGGAACATTCAATGTAACCCTAGAGATTTAA
- a CDS encoding DUF6452 family protein, with amino-acid sequence MRKIIPFVVFMVLAMMGCTSLDCPLNNTVYTKYKLMGDNKTLKDTLTISTKKIAGTDSVLINKDVNVDSFSLPMSYSLDEDVLFFEIHTLSKQVFKDTVTVSKENRSHFESVDCSPSFFHTITDVKTTHNYIDSIVINQKEVNYDASKAHFYIYFGSRN; translated from the coding sequence ATGCGGAAAATAATACCTTTCGTCGTTTTCATGGTTCTGGCCATGATGGGATGTACATCTCTCGACTGCCCACTCAACAATACTGTATATACCAAATACAAGTTGATGGGCGACAATAAGACGCTAAAAGACACGCTAACGATTTCTACGAAAAAGATAGCAGGAACAGATAGTGTGCTGATCAATAAGGATGTAAACGTAGACAGTTTCAGTCTGCCTATGAGTTACAGCCTGGATGAAGACGTATTGTTTTTCGAGATACATACCCTATCGAAGCAAGTATTCAAGGACACCGTGACTGTATCAAAGGAAAACCGCTCTCATTTTGAGTCGGTAGACTGCAGTCCATCGTTCTTCCATACGATAACCGATGTTAAGACTACTCACAATTATATTGACTCAATAGTCATCAATCAAAAAGAGGTAAATTATGATGCATCCAAAGCACATTTCTACATATATTTTGGCAGCCGCAACTAG
- a CDS encoding glycosyltransferase family 2 protein, which translates to MDISVIIPLFNEEESLPELFAWIKRVMDSNDFTYEVIFVNDGSTDRSWNVIEELAEKNEQVKGIKFRRNYGKSPALFCGFKEAQGDVVITMDADLQDSPDEIPGLYQMIKKEGYDLVSGYKQNRKEGDPLSKTIPTKLFNATARKVSGIHNLHDFNCGLKAYRLDVVKNIEVYGEMHRYIPYLAKNAGFAKIGEKPVHHQARKFGKSKFMGWNRFVNGYLDLMTLWFLSNFGKKPMHVFGFLGSVVFFIAFLSLIGLGIDKAIDLHNGIYGHLITDSPYFFIALVAMVLGSQLFLAGFLGDLISRQNPNRNDYQIEKEIRCGK; encoded by the coding sequence ATGGATATTTCAGTAATAATTCCTCTTTTCAATGAGGAAGAGTCGTTACCAGAGCTCTTCGCCTGGATAAAGCGAGTAATGGACTCAAACGATTTTACTTATGAAGTCATCTTTGTGAACGACGGTTCTACCGACCGTTCATGGAACGTCATAGAAGAACTTGCTGAGAAGAACGAGCAAGTGAAGGGTATCAAATTCCGCAGAAATTATGGAAAGAGCCCAGCACTCTTCTGTGGTTTCAAAGAAGCGCAGGGCGATGTTGTCATCACCATGGATGCCGATCTGCAGGATTCTCCAGACGAGATTCCGGGACTCTACCAGATGATTAAGAAAGAGGGATACGACCTCGTGTCAGGTTACAAGCAGAACCGTAAAGAAGGAGATCCTCTGAGCAAGACCATCCCTACCAAACTCTTCAATGCTACTGCACGCAAAGTAAGCGGCATACACAATCTGCACGACTTCAACTGCGGTCTGAAAGCTTATCGCCTCGACGTAGTTAAGAATATCGAGGTATATGGTGAGATGCATCGTTATATCCCATATCTAGCCAAGAATGCAGGTTTTGCCAAGATAGGCGAAAAGCCTGTTCATCATCAGGCAAGAAAGTTCGGTAAATCAAAGTTCATGGGATGGAACCGCTTTGTAAATGGTTATCTTGACCTGATGACTCTCTGGTTCCTTAGCAATTTTGGCAAAAAGCCAATGCACGTATTCGGCTTCCTGGGTAGCGTCGTATTCTTCATAGCCTTCCTATCGCTCATCGGCTTAGGTATAGACAAGGCCATCGACCTGCACAACGGCATCTACGGACATCTCATTACCGATTCACCTTACTTCTTCATTGCTCTTGTAGCAATGGTTTTGGGTAGCCAGCTGTTCCTTGCCGGATTCCTGGGCGACCTTATCAGCCGCCAGAACCCAAACCGTAACGATTATCAAATAGAAAAAGAAATAAGATGCGGAAAATAA
- a CDS encoding DUF4199 domain-containing protein, translating to MNTENNENQEEKKTSQQMHKVKTIIIDTGKIRQTKAFARQDGAILGAVWIVSFICTMLAVDPQYQMLGFISNILIIATPFVVAKRLKAFRDYARDGHISFRHAFYYCIQTFFNATLLLTLVQYLWFRFMDTGLFMNQLQTNYQIVAQAYQLTAEESKTLLDAVSMMKPIAWASMFMITDLVAGAVLSPIIAAVMAKKDKQQHTK from the coding sequence ATGAATACAGAAAATAACGAGAATCAGGAAGAAAAGAAGACAAGCCAGCAAATGCATAAGGTTAAAACGATTATCATCGACACAGGCAAGATAAGACAAACCAAAGCATTCGCCCGGCAAGATGGTGCCATCCTCGGAGCTGTCTGGATTGTCAGTTTCATATGTACCATGCTGGCAGTAGACCCGCAATACCAGATGCTGGGATTCATTTCCAACATTCTCATCATAGCAACCCCATTTGTTGTGGCCAAGCGACTGAAGGCATTCCGTGACTATGCAAGAGACGGACATATCTCTTTCCGTCATGCATTCTACTATTGCATCCAGACATTCTTCAATGCAACCCTTCTGCTTACCCTTGTGCAATATCTTTGGTTCCGTTTTATGGATACGGGTCTATTCATGAACCAACTGCAAACCAACTATCAGATAGTAGCACAAGCGTATCAGTTAACTGCAGAGGAATCTAAAACCCTTCTTGATGCCGTCAGTATGATGAAACCGATAGCCTGGGCTTCCATGTTTATGATTACCGACCTGGTAGCAGGTGCTGTACTCAGTCCGATTATTGCTGCTGTAATGGCAAAGAAGGATAAACAACAGCATACAAAATAA